A single genomic interval of Arachis duranensis cultivar V14167 chromosome 7, aradu.V14167.gnm2.J7QH, whole genome shotgun sequence harbors:
- the LOC107459683 gene encoding pollen receptor-like kinase 4, which produces MGARSALLVRAPAASNNVQLLFTFVNIIIVALLGILSPCSSYSDAEALLKFRASLRNAVALSSWDPSINPKPPCSGNTASWVGLYCNQDKVWGLRLESMGLNGNIDMASLSSMPALRMLSLMNNTFAGPLPNIKMLPNLKALFLSFNHFSGDIPDDAFAGLSRLRKLYLANNDFTGKIPSSIAALPSLLYLRLDANKFHGQIPDFPRSNGLKTFNLANNDLEGPIPASLSTFDPTSFSGNRRLCGRPLTNPCPPATTGSQDGQGKDQVMKTVVIVIVVAVVVAFLVTVLVIWRLRLKSRDLNQINNNEVPKFQGQTSDKFVPPVYVKTKSLAEQYDAATTPKQVLSSVHSKKVEQGKLLFLNCDTGLKFDLQDLLRASAEILGSNTFGSSYKAVILDGQAVVVKRYKQMNNVPREEFHEHMRRLGNLNHPNILPYMAYYYRKEEKLLISAYVQNRCLASHLHGNHKNKKQGLDWPTRLKIVKGVARGLAYLYNALPSVVTPHGHLKSSNVLLDESFEPLLTDYGLSPLINLDRAQQVIMPYRSPEYAQLGRITRKTDMWSFGILILEILTGKFPENYLAQTHNSDSDIASWVNTMITEKHTSDVFDADMGGFGNSKAELLKLLKIGLSCCEENVERRLDIKEALDQIEDLKEAESDGEYSSTTLVTSDRDAYRAV; this is translated from the exons ATGGGCGCGCGCTCGGCTTTGCTTGTGCGCGCACCTGCAGCATCCAACAATGTCCAGTTATTGTTCACGTTCGttaacattattattgttgctcTTTTGGGGATTCTATCACCGTGCTCTTCCTATTCGGATGCTGAGGCGCTCTTGAAGTTCAGGGCTTCATTGAGAAATGCGGTTGCCCTCAGCAGCTGGGATCCATCCATAAACCCAAAGCCACCGTGCTCTGGCAACACTGCCAGTTGGGTGGGTCTGTATTGTAATCAAGACAAAGTTTGGGGGTTACGCCTGGAGAGCATGGGCCTCAACGGCAACATTGACATGGCTTCTCTCTCTTCAATGCCCGCTTTGCGGATGCTTAGCCTAATGAACAATACCTTTGCGGGTCCCTTGCCCAACATTAAGATGCTGCCCAATTTGAAGGCCCTCTTCCTGTCCTTTAATCATTTCTCCGGAGACATACCTGATGATGCATTTGCAGGTTTGAGTCGATTGAGAAAGCTTTATTTGGCAAATAACGATTTCACCGGTAAAATTCCTTCTTCCATTGCCGCATTGCCTAGTCTCCTCTACCTCAGGCTTGATGCAAACAAGTTTCACGGCCAAATTCCCGATTTTCCACGCAGCAATGGTTTAAAGACTTTCAACCTCGCTAACAATGATTTAGAGGGCCCCATCCCAGCCAGTCTAAGCACCTTCGATCCTACCTCCTTTAGCG GAAACAGACGTTTATGCGGGCGACCACTGACAAATCCTTGCCCACCAGCTACAACAGGAAGCCAGGATGGTCAAGGCAAAGACCAGGTTATGAAAACTGTAGTGATTGTGATCGTGGTGGCGGTGGTTGTAGCTTTCCTGGTTACAGTCTTAGTCATATGGCGGTTGAGACTCAAGTCTCGCGATctcaatcaaataaataataatgaggtCCCAAAGTTCCAAGGCCAGACCTCCGACAAGTTCGTTCCTCCCGTTTACGTCAAAACCAAAAGCCTAGCGGAACAATATGATGCTGCTACAACTCCTAAGCAGGTGCTCAGTTCTGTACATTCCAAGAAGGTGGAGCAAGGCAAGCTCTTATTCCTGAATTGTGACACCGGACTCAAGTTTGATTTGCAGGATTTGTTAAGGGCCTCGGCCGAAATTCTAGGCAGTAACACATTTGGCTCTTCCTACAAGGCCGTTATCCTGGACGGTCAAGCTGTGGTTGTCAAGAGGTACAAGCAAATGAACAATGTGCCGAGAGAGGAGTTCCATGAGCACATGAGAAGGCTTGGAAACCTCAACCATCCCAATATTCTGCCCTACATGGCCTATTACTATAGGAAAGAAGAGAAGCTCTTGATCTCTGCCTATGTTCAAAATCGTTGCTTAGCCAGCCATCTTCATg GAAATCACAAGAATAAAAAGCAGGGGCTTGACTGGCCAACCCGATTGAAAATAGTGAAAGGTGTGGCGAGGGGATTGGCCTACCTATACAACGCACTCCCAAGCGTTGTTACGCCTCATGGTCACCTCAAATCTTCCAATGTGCTTTTGGATGAATCTTTTGAGCCCCTACTGACCGATTATGGGCTCAGTCCTTTGATCAACCTTGATCGTGCCCAACAAGTCATCATGCCTTACAGATCACCCGAGTATGCTCAACTTGGGCGTATAACAAGGAAGACTGATATGTGGAGTTTTGGAATTCTGATTCTAGAGATTTTGACAGGTAAATTTCCAGAGAACTATCTGGCACAGACACATAACAGTGATTCGGACATTGCCAGTTGGGTCAATACCATGATTACCGAGAAGCACACCAGCGACGTGTTTGACGCAGACATGGGAGGATTTGGCAATAGTAAAGCTGAATTGCTCAAACTCTTAAAGATTGGCTTGAGTTGTTGCGAGGAGAACGTGGAAAGAAGGTTAGATATCAAGGAAGCTCTTGACCAAATCGAAGACTTGAAGGAGGCTGAAAGTGATGGAGAATACTCTTCTACTACTTTAGTCACTTCCGACCGGGATGCCTATAGAGCCGTGTGA
- the LOC107459583 gene encoding uncharacterized protein LOC107459583, which translates to MTEAFRSPFSSTHSMNLLHHHRYVCFQFRKRDSHGRSPNGSNSVLLTNEKSELRLRMRCKSECDGDKEVAARDRIITFGKYKGKMMGSVPSRYLKWVSNNLRAGYFLEWAELADQVLQDPIYRDRMEWELALSVLNGDTHSHTLSSSSSAVSELLDISDRFGWDNQDKLGWSKVDFDLLGTTKGGRIPRRLAPLNNQSHPSASITLAKSTTRRMQRRERQRNTSLRTQEVYHHQQPKNMKNVDNVDYVDNGGGEMVRKNQHPNQNVIANPFPGRQALLAHYHRALKHHKKLTVNIDQDC; encoded by the coding sequence ATGACTGAGGCTTTTCGCTCCCCTTTCTCCTCCACACATTCAATGAATCTGTTGCATCATCATCGTTATGTTTGTTTTCAGTTTAGGAAGAGGGACAGTCACGGTCGCAGTCCTAATGGTAGTAATAGTGTACTGTTAACAAATGAGAAGTCGGAGTTGAGGCTGAGGATGAGATGCAAATCGGAATGTGATGGGGATAAAGAAGTGGCAGCACGAGACAGAATAATAACATTCGGGAAATATAAAGGGAAGATGATGGGAAGCGTTCCGTCGAGGTACCTCAAGTGGGTGTCCAACAATTTAAGAGCGGGGTATTTTTTGGAGTGGGCAGAGCTCGCAGACCAAGTCCTTCAAGATCCAATCTACAGAGACCGCATGGAGTGGGAGTTGGCTCTCAGTGTCTTGAATGGTGACACTCACAGTCACACTCTCTCTTCGTCTTCCTCTGCGGTCTCCGAGCTGCTCGACATTAGCGACAGGTTTGGTTGGGATAACCAAGACAAGCTTGGTTGGAGCAAAGTCGATTTTGACCTTCTCGGCACCACCAAAGGCGGTAGAATTCCTAGACGACTTGCACCGCTCAATAATCAGTCGCACCCATCCGCCTCCATTACACTCGCCAAGTCAACGACAAGGAGGATGCAGAGAAGAGAGAGGCAGAGGAACACGAGTTTGAGGACACAAGAAGTATACCACCACCAGCAGCCGAAGAACATGAAGAATGTTGATAATGTTGATTATGTTGATAATGGTGGCGGGGAGATGGTGCGGAAGAATCAGCATCCGAACCAGAATGTGATTGCCAATCCTTTCCCGGGACGTCAGGCACTCCTGGCACACTACCACCGTGCACTCAAGCACCACAAGAAGCTTACTGTTAATATTGATCAAGACTGTTGA